Proteins encoded by one window of Clostridium perfringens:
- the udp gene encoding uridine phosphorylase — protein MIYTQGSDKQFHIDVAPGEVGKYVIMPGDPKRCAKIAKYLDNAKLVADKREYVTYTGYLDGEKVSVTSTGIGGPSAAIALEELVKCGADTFIRVGTCGGIDLNVKGGDLIIATGSIRAEGTSREYAPIEFPAVANLDVINALVKGAKELKVPYHTGVVQSKDSFYGQHSPETKPVSYDLLNKWEAWKRCGCLGSEMEGAALFIVGSYLRVRVGAVFLTIANQERQKEGLDNPQVHDTELAIKAGIEGIRNLIKEDKMKNNA, from the coding sequence ATGATTTATACACAAGGTTCAGACAAACAATTTCATATAGACGTAGCACCAGGAGAAGTTGGAAAATATGTAATAATGCCTGGAGATCCAAAAAGATGTGCTAAAATAGCAAAATACTTAGATAATGCTAAGTTAGTAGCAGATAAAAGAGAATATGTTACATATACTGGATATTTAGATGGAGAAAAAGTAAGCGTTACCTCAACTGGTATTGGTGGCCCATCAGCTGCAATAGCATTAGAAGAATTAGTTAAATGTGGAGCAGATACTTTCATCAGAGTAGGAACTTGTGGAGGAATAGATTTAAACGTTAAAGGTGGAGATCTTATAATAGCAACTGGATCTATAAGAGCAGAAGGTACTTCAAGAGAATATGCTCCAATAGAATTCCCAGCAGTAGCAAACTTAGATGTAATAAATGCTTTAGTTAAAGGAGCAAAAGAATTAAAAGTTCCTTACCACACTGGTGTAGTTCAATCAAAGGACTCTTTTTATGGACAACACTCACCAGAAACTAAACCTGTAAGCTATGATTTATTAAACAAATGGGAAGCATGGAAAAGATGTGGATGTTTAGGATCAGAAATGGAAGGTGCAGCATTATTTATAGTAGGAAGCTATTTAAGAGTAAGAGTTGGAGCTGTTTTCCTAACTATAGCTAACCAAGAAAGACAAAAAGAAGGACTTGATAATCCTCAAGTACATGATACAGAACTTGCAATAAAAGCAGGAATAGAAGGAATAAGAAACTTAATTAAAGAAGATAAAATGAAAAATAATGCATAG
- a CDS encoding GntR family transcriptional regulator, whose protein sequence is MEILTVNKHKELLYVTVYDKLFKMINEGTFPENSRLPSEPELAKRLGVSRSTLRQALALLQDDGLIKNIRGKGNYIIKENKTDTTGLEKIGHPVYKCLDVETNNIELDFKIDPPSDYYKKILGDNSVATVCIDRWYLDDNLALAYSYTIISIEAISKFNIDLSDKNNLLKFIEEESYKECSKIKSTIKFTTSGNFVTKRHPIPDESQFYLIEEAIYSNSELPVIFNKHYLPMKHSTLKVNPMK, encoded by the coding sequence ATGGAAATATTAACTGTAAATAAACATAAAGAACTATTATATGTTACCGTATACGATAAACTTTTTAAGATGATTAACGAAGGAACTTTCCCTGAAAATAGTAGACTTCCTTCTGAACCGGAACTAGCTAAAAGATTAGGTGTTAGTAGAAGTACACTTAGACAAGCTTTAGCCCTGCTTCAAGATGATGGATTAATAAAAAACATTAGAGGTAAAGGAAATTACATAATTAAAGAAAATAAAACTGATACAACAGGTTTAGAAAAAATAGGACATCCAGTATATAAGTGTTTAGATGTAGAGACAAATAATATTGAATTAGATTTTAAAATAGATCCACCCTCAGATTATTATAAAAAGATATTAGGAGATAATTCTGTAGCAACGGTTTGTATTGATAGATGGTATTTAGATGATAATTTAGCCCTAGCTTATTCTTACACAATAATATCTATTGAAGCAATTTCAAAATTTAATATAGATCTATCAGATAAAAATAATTTGTTGAAATTCATTGAAGAAGAATCTTATAAAGAATGCTCAAAGATAAAAAGTACTATTAAATTCACTACATCTGGTAACTTTGTAACTAAGCGTCACCCAATTCCAGATGAAAGTCAATTTTATTTAATTGAGGAAGCTATATATTCTAATTCAGAACTTCCAGTTATTTTTAATAAGCATTATCTCCCAATGAAACACAGCACCCTAAAAGTAAATCCTATGAAATAA
- a CDS encoding SDR family NAD(P)-dependent oxidoreductase, which produces MSKIIDGRFSDKVMIITGAAGGIGKAVALRAAKEGAKLVLADRKEEMSKETLKEIREITSNVEFLICDLREGENCKKVIDTAIKKFGGLDILINNAGITGTPAPVHEMSEEMFRNVLDCNIMIAFHCSHYGIQEMIKQNKGGAIVNVSSVAGLTGFPGHSAYVTSKHGLNGLTRNMALDYARYGIRVNAVNPGTTDTPMYHEALEFLKNKRESAEKAGVKIERGIVSGKVTSPQNRVARAEEVADVILFLSSPEASNVTGIFMPVDGGFTAF; this is translated from the coding sequence ATGAGTAAAATAATTGATGGAAGATTTAGTGACAAAGTAATGATTATTACAGGAGCAGCTGGAGGAATAGGAAAGGCTGTGGCTTTAAGAGCAGCTAAAGAAGGAGCTAAATTAGTTTTAGCAGATAGAAAAGAAGAGATGAGTAAAGAAACTCTAAAAGAAATTAGAGAAATAACTTCTAATGTTGAGTTTTTAATATGTGATTTAAGAGAAGGAGAAAATTGTAAGAAAGTAATAGATACTGCTATTAAAAAATTTGGTGGCTTAGATATTTTAATAAATAATGCTGGAATTACAGGAACACCAGCACCAGTACACGAGATGAGTGAAGAGATGTTTAGAAATGTTTTAGATTGCAATATAATGATAGCATTTCATTGTTCTCATTATGGAATTCAAGAGATGATAAAGCAAAATAAAGGAGGAGCTATTGTTAATGTTTCTTCTGTTGCAGGTTTAACTGGATTTCCAGGACATTCTGCTTATGTAACATCTAAACATGGATTAAATGGACTTACTAGAAATATGGCATTGGATTATGCTAGATATGGTATAAGAGTAAATGCAGTGAATCCAGGAACTACAGATACTCCAATGTATCATGAAGCTTTAGAATTTTTGAAAAATAAAAGGGAATCTGCTGAAAAGGCAGGAGTTAAAATTGAAAGGGGAATAGTATCAGGAAAAGTTACTTCTCCTCAAAATAGAGTGGCAAGAGCAGAAGAAGTTGCCGATGTCATATTATTCTTATCATCACCAGAAGCAAGTAATGTAACTGGAATATTTATGCCAGTAGATGGTGGTTTTACAGCATTTTAA
- a CDS encoding polysaccharide deacetylase family protein — MKKIKHKGFLIALVSALIISSSFIACDMKGNKSNVENEKANLENNTQKDEASSNKENPTDNTSEKSNSNAEATKNRFEGLKTTSEDMNIPVLCYHDVTPNNPNNNELLVNPEKFKEQLQYLKDNNYTPITLDELYDYLRNNKPIPEKSVVITLDDGYKGNYEYAYPLLKEFKFPATIFVISNYVGAQDYMTADQLKEISNNGIEIESHTFKHDDLSTLDEAKQLETLKDSKVALEKIIGKPVDFVAYPFGRYNSSTRVAAEKAGYKLGFNLNGNFTDRKDNNFNMDRIYVSNNDSLQKFESRLTGR; from the coding sequence ATGAAAAAAATAAAACACAAAGGATTTCTAATAGCTCTAGTTTCTGCACTAATTATAAGTTCATCTTTCATTGCTTGTGACATGAAAGGTAACAAAAGCAATGTAGAAAATGAAAAAGCTAATTTAGAAAATAATACTCAAAAAGATGAAGCTTCTAGCAATAAGGAAAATCCTACAGATAATACTAGTGAAAAATCAAATTCAAATGCTGAAGCTACTAAGAATAGATTTGAAGGGTTAAAAACTACTTCTGAAGATATGAATATTCCTGTTTTATGTTACCATGATGTAACTCCAAACAATCCAAATAATAATGAACTTTTAGTAAACCCTGAAAAATTCAAAGAACAACTTCAATATTTAAAGGATAATAATTATACACCTATAACTTTAGATGAACTTTATGATTATCTAAGAAATAATAAACCTATTCCTGAAAAATCTGTTGTTATAACTCTTGATGATGGATATAAAGGAAACTATGAATATGCTTATCCTTTACTAAAGGAATTTAAATTTCCTGCTACAATATTTGTAATTTCAAATTATGTTGGAGCACAGGATTATATGACTGCTGATCAATTAAAAGAAATATCTAATAACGGTATAGAAATAGAAAGCCATACTTTTAAACATGATGACTTATCTACATTAGATGAAGCTAAACAACTTGAAACTCTAAAAGATTCTAAAGTAGCTTTAGAAAAAATCATTGGAAAACCTGTAGATTTTGTTGCTTATCCTTTTGGAAGATATAACTCTAGTACTAGAGTTGCAGCAGAAAAAGCTGGATATAAATTAGGTTTTAATTTAAATGGAAACTTTACTGACAGAAAAGACAATAATTTTAACATGGATAGAATTTATGTTAGTAATAATGATTCCTTACAAAAATTTGAAAGTAGATTAACTGGTAGATAA
- a CDS encoding FAD-binding protein: MNSMYDVAIIGLGPAGSTLARLLSKEFKIIAIDKKYTINNGFQKPCGGLLSSHAQEAFAKFDMTIPKDILVDPQIFAVKTIDLDSNLIRHYQRFYLNLNRHKFDLWLKSLIPSNVEIHNNSTCSKIEKVTDGYKITFFEDGSEHIIKAKYLVGADGANSIVRRTIYPTKKIRTYMSIQQWFAEEHENPFYSCIFDEENTDCCSWSISKDNQFIFGGAYPLNNPREKFENQKKKLEKLGFKFGEPLKTEACLVLRPSKYSDFCCGKDNAFLIGESAGFISPSSLEGISSAINSANYLSEILNSNSKNPNKKYRFKTFKIRLKIFSKLFKCPFMYNRFLRKIVLKSRLQSISIISSKK; the protein is encoded by the coding sequence ATGAATTCCATGTATGATGTTGCTATTATAGGACTTGGCCCTGCAGGCTCTACATTAGCACGATTACTTTCTAAAGAATTTAAGATTATTGCTATAGATAAAAAATATACTATTAACAATGGTTTTCAAAAGCCTTGTGGTGGATTACTTTCCTCCCATGCTCAAGAAGCCTTTGCAAAATTTGATATGACTATCCCTAAAGATATTTTAGTAGATCCTCAAATTTTTGCTGTTAAAACTATAGATTTAGATAGTAACTTAATTCGTCACTATCAAAGATTTTATTTAAATCTTAATCGTCATAAATTTGACTTATGGTTAAAATCCTTAATTCCTAGCAATGTTGAAATCCATAATAATTCTACTTGTTCAAAAATAGAAAAAGTTACTGATGGCTATAAAATTACTTTTTTTGAAGATGGATCTGAACACATAATAAAAGCTAAATATTTAGTTGGAGCTGATGGTGCTAACTCTATAGTTCGCCGTACTATTTATCCAACTAAGAAAATTCGAACTTATATGTCTATCCAACAATGGTTTGCAGAAGAACATGAAAATCCTTTCTACTCCTGTATATTTGATGAAGAAAATACTGATTGTTGTTCTTGGTCAATTTCTAAGGATAATCAATTTATTTTTGGTGGTGCCTATCCTTTAAATAATCCTAGGGAGAAATTTGAAAACCAAAAGAAAAAGTTAGAAAAGCTTGGTTTCAAATTTGGTGAACCATTAAAAACAGAAGCTTGTTTAGTTTTAAGACCTTCTAAATATTCTGATTTCTGTTGTGGAAAAGATAACGCCTTCTTAATTGGTGAATCTGCTGGTTTTATTAGTCCAAGTTCCTTAGAAGGAATAAGTTCAGCAATAAATAGCGCAAATTACCTAAGTGAAATTTTAAATTCCAATAGTAAAAACCCTAATAAAAAATATAGATTTAAAACTTTTAAAATTAGGCTTAAAATATTTTCAAAGTTATTTAAATGTCCTTTTATGTACAATAGATTTTTACGTAAGATTGTTCTAAAAAGTAGATTGCAAAGTATAAGTATAATTTCAAGTAAAAAGTAA
- a CDS encoding phage holin family protein, with the protein MENIINYIKWGIVSLGTLFTWIFGAWDIPLITLLVFIFLDYLTGVIKGCKSKELCSNIGLRGITKKGLILVVLLVAVMLDRLLDNGTWMFRTLIAYFYIMNEGISILENCAALGVPIPEKLKQALKQLNNKK; encoded by the coding sequence ATGGAGAATATAATAAATTATATAAAGTGGGGGATTGTATCCTTAGGAACTTTATTCACTTGGATATTTGGTGCATGGGATATTCCACTAATAACTTTATTAGTATTTATTTTTTTAGATTATTTAACTGGGGTAATTAAGGGGTGTAAAAGTAAGGAATTATGTTCGAATATAGGATTAAGGGGAATAACTAAGAAGGGTCTTATATTAGTTGTTCTTTTAGTTGCTGTTATGCTAGATAGATTACTAGATAATGGAACTTGGATGTTTAGAACACTTATAGCTTATTTCTATATAATGAATGAGGGTATAAGTATATTAGAAAATTGTGCAGCCTTAGGAGTACCTATACCTGAAAAATTAAAACAAGCGTTGAAACAGTTAAATAATAAAAAATGA
- a CDS encoding GH25 family lysozyme — translation MEGRNSNNLNGIDVSNWQGNINFKSVKNEGIEVVYIKATEGDYFKDSYAKQNYERAKAEGLKVGFYHFFKPNKNAKRQAKYFIDYLNEIGATDYDCKLALDVETTEGRSAYELTTLCIEFLEEVRKITNREVVVYTYTSFANNNLDNRLGVYPLWIAEYGVKAPKDNRVWSSWIGFQYSDKGNVAGVSGNCDMNEFKEEILDVKNNFKLYNATTKNVSTYLNTREKGEIDSKIIGKIPAGEKFMIKWVDSNYLGWYLIEYKNITGYVSSKYVEKFQMATTYNVSDFLNVRERGTTDSKVVAIIDDGEIFRIDWVDSDYIGWYRITTKYGKNGFVKADFVKKI, via the coding sequence ATGGAAGGAAGAAATAGTAATAATTTAAATGGAATTGATGTGTCAAATTGGCAAGGTAATATAAATTTTAAAAGTGTAAAAAATGAGGGGATTGAAGTAGTTTATATTAAGGCAACAGAGGGAGACTATTTTAAGGATTCATATGCAAAACAAAATTATGAAAGAGCAAAAGCTGAGGGCTTAAAGGTTGGTTTTTATCATTTCTTTAAGCCTAATAAAAATGCAAAAAGACAAGCTAAATATTTTATTGATTATTTAAATGAGATAGGGGCTACTGATTATGATTGTAAATTAGCCTTAGATGTTGAAACTACAGAGGGTAGAAGTGCGTATGAACTAACCACCTTGTGTATAGAATTCTTAGAAGAAGTAAGAAAGATAACAAATAGAGAGGTTGTTGTTTACACTTATACAAGCTTTGCAAATAATAATTTAGATAATAGATTAGGAGTTTATCCCCTTTGGATAGCTGAATATGGAGTAAAAGCACCAAAGGATAATAGAGTTTGGAGTAGTTGGATTGGGTTTCAATATTCAGATAAAGGGAATGTAGCTGGTGTATCAGGAAATTGTGATATGAATGAATTTAAAGAAGAAATATTAGATGTAAAAAATAATTTTAAATTGTATAATGCAACCACTAAGAATGTATCAACTTATCTTAATACAAGAGAAAAAGGGGAGATAGACTCTAAGATTATAGGGAAGATACCAGCCGGAGAGAAATTTATGATAAAGTGGGTAGATTCTAATTATTTAGGATGGTACCTTATTGAATACAAAAATATTACTGGATATGTAAGTTCTAAATATGTAGAAAAATTTCAAATGGCTACCACCTACAATGTAAGTGATTTCTTAAATGTAAGGGAGAGAGGAACTACAGATTCAAAAGTAGTTGCAATTATAGATGATGGAGAAATATTTAGAATTGATTGGGTAGACTCAGATTATATTGGATGGTATAGAATAACAACTAAGTATGGTAAAAACGGTTTTGTTAAGGCTGACTTTGTTAAAAAGATTTAG
- a CDS encoding ferritin family protein — MKQNENEVLLKLQQGELDAVLVYRKLAELASSEEEKNVLLSIAADEGRHASIIREYSKEILKPCNKSSEEIEAAYKNLGKEKVFEMLINAEINGGPVYEKLGEEFPRLKEIAKDEIKHGNLLKVLIGKSNLN, encoded by the coding sequence ATGAAACAAAATGAAAATGAAGTTTTATTAAAATTACAACAAGGAGAATTAGATGCAGTTCTTGTTTATAGAAAACTTGCTGAACTTGCTAGTTCTGAAGAAGAAAAAAATGTTTTATTAAGCATAGCAGCAGATGAAGGAAGACATGCCTCAATAATAAGAGAATATTCAAAAGAGATTTTAAAACCTTGCAATAAATCATCTGAAGAAATAGAAGCTGCTTATAAAAACTTAGGTAAAGAGAAAGTTTTTGAAATGCTTATAAATGCTGAAATTAATGGTGGCCCAGTATATGAAAAACTTGGAGAAGAATTCCCTAGACTTAAAGAAATAGCTAAGGATGAAATAAAACATGGTAATTTATTAAAAGTATTAATAGGAAAAAGCAATCTAAACTAA
- a CDS encoding ABC transporter ATP-binding protein, which produces MNKFKSVVKKISPFVGKYKWAFLGAILFIISAAVFTAIAPRTEGLIITQLTKDFEGIIRGVSGASVNFNYIFKVLILLFLVYAGGTGSTLIASFLLTNAIQNTMKNIRNEVEKKINRLPIRYFDGNSYGDVLSRITNDVDTISNALQQSFVQVINAFLSVGLALIMMYSINIKLALIATLIIPLSILITKIIVSKSQKLFNSQQKALGNLNGKVQEMYTGFNELKLYGKEDDALNEFVKVNEELRETGFKAQFISGIMSPLISLVTYLGIAVVGVVGSIIAIGGGITVGNLQAFIRYIWQINQPLSQVTQLSSAIQSAVAAANRVFEFLEEEEEVKDPNNAIKIEKPKGDVTFDHVKFGYKEDKPLIKDLSVDVKSGQMVAIVGKTGAGKTTLINLLMRFYDVQGGSIKIDGVDIRDMKREDLRSMFGMVLQDTWLFNGTIYDNIRYGRFDATKEEIIEAAKVANVHHFIKTLPGGYNMLLNEEASNVSQGEKQLLTIARAILKDPAILILDEATSSVDTRLELLLQKAMRNIMKDRTSFVIAHRLSTIRSADLILVMNDGNIIEQGTHEELMKQGGYYESLYNSQFASKEVN; this is translated from the coding sequence ATGAATAAATTTAAATCAGTAGTAAAAAAGATTTCTCCTTTTGTTGGTAAGTATAAGTGGGCTTTTTTAGGAGCTATTTTATTTATAATTTCAGCAGCTGTTTTCACTGCTATAGCACCAAGAACAGAAGGATTAATAATAACTCAATTAACTAAGGATTTTGAGGGAATTATAAGAGGAGTTTCTGGAGCTTCAGTTAACTTTAATTATATTTTTAAGGTATTAATCTTATTATTTTTAGTTTATGCAGGTGGTACAGGATCAACTCTTATAGCAAGTTTCTTATTAACTAATGCAATTCAAAATACCATGAAAAATATTAGAAATGAAGTTGAGAAAAAAATAAATAGACTTCCAATAAGATATTTTGATGGTAATAGTTATGGAGATGTACTAAGTAGAATCACTAATGATGTAGATACCATTTCTAATGCATTGCAGCAAAGTTTTGTACAGGTAATAAATGCATTTTTATCTGTAGGATTAGCTTTGATAATGATGTATTCAATAAATATTAAGCTAGCATTAATTGCAACATTAATAATACCTTTAAGTATTTTAATTACAAAGATAATAGTTTCTAAATCTCAGAAATTATTTAATAGTCAACAAAAGGCCTTAGGAAATCTTAATGGAAAAGTACAAGAAATGTACACAGGCTTTAATGAATTAAAGTTATATGGAAAAGAAGATGATGCCTTAAATGAATTTGTAAAGGTAAATGAAGAGTTAAGAGAAACAGGGTTTAAAGCTCAATTTATATCAGGTATAATGTCACCTTTAATAAGTCTTGTTACTTATTTAGGAATAGCTGTGGTAGGGGTAGTAGGTTCTATAATAGCTATAGGTGGTGGAATTACCGTTGGTAATCTTCAAGCATTTATACGTTATATTTGGCAAATAAATCAGCCTTTATCTCAAGTAACTCAATTATCATCAGCAATACAATCAGCAGTGGCTGCCGCTAATAGGGTTTTTGAATTCTTAGAGGAAGAAGAAGAGGTTAAAGATCCTAATAATGCTATAAAAATTGAGAAGCCAAAGGGAGATGTAACTTTTGACCATGTTAAATTTGGATATAAGGAAGATAAGCCACTTATAAAAGATTTAAGCGTAGATGTCAAAAGTGGTCAGATGGTTGCCATTGTTGGAAAAACTGGAGCAGGTAAAACTACTCTTATTAATCTTTTAATGAGATTTTATGATGTTCAAGGGGGTTCAATTAAAATAGATGGTGTTGATATTAGAGATATGAAACGTGAAGATTTAAGATCTATGTTTGGTATGGTTCTTCAAGATACATGGCTATTTAATGGAACTATTTATGATAATATTAGGTATGGTAGATTTGATGCCACTAAAGAAGAAATAATAGAGGCAGCAAAGGTTGCAAATGTTCATCATTTTATAAAAACATTACCTGGCGGATACAATATGTTATTAAATGAAGAGGCTTCAAATGTATCTCAGGGAGAAAAGCAACTTTTAACTATAGCTAGAGCAATTTTAAAAGATCCAGCTATATTAATACTAGATGAGGCCACAAGTTCAGTTGATACTAGATTAGAATTATTACTTCAAAAGGCCATGAGAAATATAATGAAGGATAGAACTAGCTTTGTTATAGCTCACAGACTTTCAACTATAAGAAGTGCAGATTTAATATTAGTAATGAATGATGGTAATATAATTGAACAGGGAACTCATGAAGAGTTAATGAAGCAAGGTGGTTATTACGAAAGTCTTTATAATAGTCAGTTTGCTAGTAAAGAAGTAAATTAA
- a CDS encoding ABC transporter ATP-binding protein translates to MKLILKYLKNYKSIFILNVISVFGFALVELGIPTIMAKVIDIGIINNDISYIKKMGLVIVVISIVGVMGTILLGYCSSKISTGITKDIRNDIFKKAQEFSHTEYDEFGVSSMITRTTNDPFVILQFTNTLLKMALITPVMFTISLVMILKTSLSLSLVLAVVIPIIILGVILIAKTSEPLSEKLQKRLDKLNRISRENLTGIRVIRAFGNEKYEEKRFDETNESYAEVAKKLNKLMAISQPLFFFLLNIAIIVIFWISSKMINVGTLQVGQLVAFIEYLFHAMFSIMLFSMVFVMYPKAQVSANRIMEVLNTEPIIKSPKNGIKDTENKGTIEFENVSFTYPNGEEPVIKDVSFSGKKGEVIAFIGSTGSGKSTLINLIPRFYDVTKGSIKIDGVDVRDYDLKYLRKKIGFIPQKTLLFTGSIANNIKFGKKDAEYKEVEDSAKIAQAYEFISNKPNKFDEIITEGGSNVSGGQKQRLSIARAIVRKPDIYIFDDSFSALDFKTDAILRKELRSETKDAIVLIVAQRIGSIMDADKIIVLNEGEVVGIGTHKELIKNCPIYHEIATSQLTEEELANE, encoded by the coding sequence ATGAAACTAATACTAAAATATTTAAAGAACTACAAATCAATTTTTATCTTAAATGTTATATCAGTATTTGGGTTTGCTTTAGTTGAGCTTGGAATTCCAACTATTATGGCAAAAGTTATAGATATTGGAATAATAAATAATGATATTTCTTATATCAAAAAAATGGGCCTAGTAATAGTAGTTATTTCTATAGTTGGTGTTATGGGAACAATATTACTTGGATATTGTTCATCTAAGATTTCAACGGGAATAACTAAGGATATTAGAAATGATATATTTAAAAAAGCTCAAGAGTTTTCCCATACAGAGTATGATGAGTTTGGAGTTTCTTCTATGATAACAAGAACTACAAACGATCCTTTTGTTATTTTACAATTTACAAACACACTTCTAAAAATGGCTTTAATCACACCAGTTATGTTTACTATAAGTTTAGTAATGATACTTAAAACAAGCCTTTCCTTATCTTTAGTTTTAGCAGTGGTAATCCCTATAATAATTTTAGGGGTTATATTAATAGCTAAAACTTCTGAACCTTTATCAGAAAAGTTACAAAAAAGGTTAGATAAGTTAAATAGAATATCTAGAGAAAATTTAACTGGTATAAGGGTAATAAGAGCCTTTGGAAATGAAAAGTATGAGGAGAAGAGATTTGATGAAACAAATGAATCCTATGCAGAGGTGGCTAAAAAGTTAAATAAACTTATGGCAATATCTCAACCACTTTTCTTTTTCCTACTTAATATCGCTATTATAGTTATCTTTTGGATATCTAGTAAGATGATAAATGTAGGAACACTTCAAGTTGGTCAATTAGTTGCCTTTATTGAATATCTATTCCATGCAATGTTTTCAATAATGCTATTTTCTATGGTTTTTGTAATGTATCCAAAAGCACAGGTTTCTGCTAATAGAATTATGGAAGTTTTAAATACAGAACCAATAATAAAAAGTCCTAAAAATGGAATAAAGGATACAGAAAACAAGGGAACAATAGAGTTTGAAAATGTATCTTTTACTTATCCAAATGGAGAGGAGCCTGTAATTAAAGATGTATCCTTTAGTGGTAAAAAGGGAGAAGTTATTGCCTTTATAGGAAGTACAGGTAGTGGTAAGAGTACACTTATAAACTTAATTCCAAGATTTTATGATGTTACTAAGGGAAGTATAAAAATAGATGGAGTAGATGTAAGAGATTATGATTTAAAATATCTACGTAAAAAAATAGGTTTCATTCCTCAAAAGACTCTTTTATTTACTGGTAGCATAGCAAATAATATAAAGTTTGGTAAGAAAGATGCAGAGTATAAAGAGGTTGAGGATTCAGCTAAAATTGCACAGGCCTATGAATTTATTTCAAATAAGCCTAACAAATTTGATGAGATAATAACAGAGGGTGGTTCTAACGTATCTGGTGGACAAAAGCAAAGACTTTCCATAGCTAGAGCAATAGTTAGAAAGCCTGATATATATATTTTTGATGATAGTTTCTCAGCTTTAGACTTCAAAACAGATGCAATCTTAAGAAAAGAACTTAGATCTGAAACAAAGGATGCCATTGTATTAATAGTGGCTCAGAGAATAGGTTCTATAATGGATGCAGATAAGATTATAGTTCTAAATGAAGGGGAAGTAGTTGGAATAGGAACTCACAAGGAATTAATAAAAAATTGTCCTATTTATCATGAAATAGCAACATCACAACTTACAGAGGAGGAGTTAGCAAATGAATAA